Proteins encoded in a region of the Thermococcus stetteri genome:
- the pgiA gene encoding glucose-6-phosphate isomerase: MEYKRPIGVDIDLETGVIPGAKKLVRKLSDLKGYFLDEEAYNELLKEDPVVYEVYAVEQEEKEGDLNFATTVLYPGKVGKEFFFTKGHFHSKPDRAEIYYGIKGKGGMLLQTPEGEAEWIPMGPGTVVYVPPYWAHRTVNTGDEPFIFLAIYPADAGHDYGSIKDKGFSKIVIEENGEVKVVDNPRWKS, translated from the coding sequence ATGGAGTACAAGCGCCCTATTGGTGTTGATATTGACCTTGAGACCGGGGTAATTCCTGGAGCTAAAAAGCTCGTAAGGAAGCTCAGCGACCTCAAGGGATACTTCCTCGATGAAGAGGCCTACAACGAGCTCCTAAAGGAGGATCCAGTTGTTTACGAGGTCTATGCTGTAGAGCAGGAGGAGAAGGAGGGCGACCTCAACTTCGCAACCACTGTCCTTTATCCTGGCAAGGTCGGAAAGGAGTTCTTCTTCACCAAGGGCCACTTCCACTCCAAGCCGGACAGGGCCGAGATATACTACGGCATTAAGGGAAAGGGAGGAATGCTCCTCCAGACGCCTGAGGGCGAAGCGGAATGGATTCCGATGGGGCCGGGCACAGTGGTCTACGTCCCACCCTACTGGGCCCACAGGACTGTGAACACCGGTGACGAGCCCTTCATATTCCTCGCGATATATCCAGCTGATGCTGGTCACGACTACGGTTCCATCAAGGACAAGGGCTTCTCAAAGATAGTCATAGAGGAAAATGGAGAAGTCAAGGTCGTTGACAATCCGCGCTGGAAGAGCTGA
- a CDS encoding KH domain-containing protein, which translates to MKERLEKMLNVEIIRIEEADDKIVVYVPAGKVRIAVGSGGAAVKAAELVIGKKIEVRPAE; encoded by the coding sequence ATGAAGGAGAGGCTTGAAAAGATGCTCAACGTGGAAATAATCAGGATTGAAGAGGCTGATGACAAGATAGTTGTCTACGTCCCTGCCGGTAAGGTCAGGATCGCCGTCGGGAGCGGCGGTGCCGCTGTAAAGGCCGCCGAGCTTGTCATTGGCAAGAAGATTGAAGTCAGGCCTGCAGAGTGA
- a CDS encoding HIT family protein → MKVLWAPWRIEYIRSPKYDGCIFCDFPKENRDRERLILYRGEHSFVIMNNYPYNPGHVMIAPYRHVGKWEDLKDEELLEIMKLSQLMIKAIKKAMNPDGFNLGVNLGRVAGAGIDDHVHLHIVPRWNGDTNFMPVIADTKVIPESLEEAYDELKKALEEVLREE, encoded by the coding sequence TTGAAAGTTCTCTGGGCACCGTGGAGAATTGAGTACATACGCTCACCTAAGTATGATGGGTGTATATTCTGCGACTTTCCAAAAGAAAACCGGGATAGGGAGAGGCTTATTCTCTACAGGGGGGAACACTCTTTCGTGATAATGAACAACTATCCCTACAATCCCGGCCACGTTATGATAGCTCCCTACAGGCACGTCGGCAAGTGGGAAGACTTGAAGGATGAGGAGCTTCTGGAAATAATGAAGCTTTCCCAGCTCATGATAAAGGCCATAAAGAAGGCCATGAACCCAGACGGATTCAACCTCGGTGTGAACCTTGGCAGGGTGGCTGGAGCGGGGATAGACGATCACGTCCACCTCCACATCGTCCCGCGCTGGAATGGGGACACCAACTTCATGCCAGTCATAGCGGACACGAAAGTCATCCCTGAGTCCCTGGAAGAGGCATACGACGAGTTGAAGAAGGCCCTAGAAGAAGTTTTGAGGGAGGAATAA